A window from Candidatus Zixiibacteriota bacterium encodes these proteins:
- a CDS encoding serpin family protein — protein sequence MNKWKFVVVLVLAIVGVLYCSCSHSTAPPDPEPPRALTAAEQQVVQSGENFGLDFFSQVAAENPDTNVVVSPVSVAMALAMAYNGADGTTREAIQSTIALDGLSPLEVNEAFQGLISLLTGLDNDVTMTIANSIWLREGFQVRQPFIETNQQYLNADVTSLDFSNPSSAGIMNQWVSDNTNGLIEQIIDPPIDPLTLLFLINALYFKGDWTRPFNPELTTGQPFYGPTGSVTSCQLMMINEELPYYESDLVQVVDLSYGRELFSMMVILPRPGVHVDSALYEMTSNSWDHWQGAVGQREGMLYLPKFELEVGFLLNNALSVLGMVEAFDPSQADFSNISEQIELYITQVIHKVYIRVDEEGTEAAAVTAIGIGTTSEPPDNFVMRIDRPFLFAIYERHSGTLLFVGRVTHPN from the coding sequence ATGAACAAGTGGAAGTTCGTAGTCGTTTTGGTTCTGGCTATAGTGGGCGTGTTGTATTGCTCCTGCTCACACTCTACAGCACCGCCCGATCCCGAACCACCTCGAGCGTTGACCGCCGCTGAACAACAGGTGGTCCAGTCAGGTGAGAATTTCGGTTTAGATTTCTTCTCCCAGGTGGCAGCAGAGAATCCCGACACCAACGTTGTGGTCTCGCCCGTGTCAGTGGCTATGGCTCTTGCTATGGCTTATAATGGCGCTGACGGTACGACGCGGGAAGCGATACAGTCAACGATTGCTCTTGATGGACTCTCACCACTGGAAGTGAACGAGGCTTTTCAAGGTCTCATCAGTCTCCTGACTGGTCTCGACAATGATGTCACCATGACGATCGCGAACTCCATCTGGTTACGCGAAGGGTTTCAGGTCAGACAACCATTCATTGAAACCAATCAACAATACCTCAATGCTGACGTAACTTCGCTCGACTTCAGCAACCCTTCCTCGGCCGGCATCATGAATCAGTGGGTCAGCGACAATACCAATGGCCTTATTGAGCAGATAATCGACCCACCGATTGATCCCCTGACGCTGCTGTTTCTCATTAACGCACTGTATTTCAAGGGAGACTGGACCAGACCGTTTAACCCGGAGCTGACTACCGGCCAACCGTTCTATGGTCCGACGGGTAGCGTAACTTCTTGTCAGCTAATGATGATCAACGAAGAACTCCCCTATTATGAGAGCGATCTTGTCCAGGTAGTGGATCTGTCCTACGGCCGGGAGTTGTTTAGTATGATGGTCATTCTACCCAGGCCTGGCGTCCATGTGGATTCCGCTTTGTACGAGATGACATCAAATAGCTGGGATCACTGGCAAGGTGCGGTCGGCCAACGAGAGGGTATGCTCTATTTACCGAAGTTCGAACTCGAGGTCGGCTTCCTGCTCAACAATGCTCTCTCGGTCCTTGGTATGGTTGAGGCGTTTGATCCTAGTCAAGCTGATTTCAGCAACATCTCAGAGCAGATTGAGTTGTATATCACGCAAGTAATACACAAAGTGTATATCAGAGTCGATGAGGAAGGTACCGAGGCGGCAGCGGTGACAGCAATAGGGATTGGGACTACAAGTGAACCTCCGGACAATTTCGTAATGCGGATCGACCGGCCGTTTCTTTTTGCTATTTACGAGCGCCATTCGGGAACTCTTCTTTTCGTCGGGCGTGTGACTCATCCAAATTGA
- a CDS encoding thrombospondin type 3 repeat-containing protein has translation MQFKTVVTALTSTALLISGALWLGINSTSLDEANAIVNPLPDYEKIAHYAEHNNGKIPKVQKRPNDWFYVQRAYPSTEVPVEARLTALSDARELIAVSAQKSQRAATWSQAGPSNIPGRITDIAVHPDEMNVVYAASAAGGIYKSSDYGVSWTAIFDSVGVQSMGAIAIHPDNPDIIYAGTGEANSSGDSYEGTGIYKSTNAGLTWDYSGLSDVFHIGRIVIDPDRPETVFVAAAGKLFGTNSSRGVYRSTDGGGSWVQKLFVSDTTSCIDIAYDHTTGTVFAAMWHRFRNAAVRRVGGLTSGLYRSTDYGDTWALQSNGLPPQSDTLGRIGVTVDPAYGTVYTMICNHPGNIMGVWKSNDLGDNWSQTNDGALEGMLGGFGWYFGQIRVTPNIPSIVYALGVYPHRSDDGGNSWIDITNESHVDHHALYIHPTQYDQLYSGCDGGVNHSANFGSNWSQLVDMANTQFYAITIDRNNPQRLYGGTQDNGTLRTLTGNVNDWQRINGGDGFYVVVDHQNPDVIFAEYQWGWVRRSTNGGSSFYSVMDGIDYYGDRHNWNTPFVMDPSNHNVLYYGSHRLYKTTNQGDYWNPISNDLTDGDDPGNLVFGTITTIDVASTNNQVIYVGTDDANVWVTTNGGDDWQDITGTLPDRYITRVTADPYNAGTVYVTHSGYSAGEYYPHIHRSTNYGQAWVDIQGNLPDAPISDVIVDPHAESTLYIGTDHGVSYTENLGQTWSPLGTGMPIVPVHDLAFDSRTRTLVAGTHGRSMFKTILDCPDVSDTDTDGINDACDNCPDLSNVSQADTDNDGLGNVCDICPDHHDPLQLDQDTDGFGDACDNCPEDTNSDQLDGDSDGVGDVCDNCPDDFNPGQEDADSDGIGDVCEGCCVPPIRGNVNYELPDEINIADLTYIVAYLFTGGAEPPCIEESDVDGNDEINIADLTYLVAYLFTGGPAPSEC, from the coding sequence ATGCAATTCAAGACTGTAGTTACTGCACTGACATCAACAGCTCTGTTAATCAGCGGTGCGCTTTGGCTGGGCATCAATTCTACTTCGTTGGACGAAGCTAACGCAATCGTCAACCCGTTGCCCGACTATGAGAAAATCGCCCACTATGCTGAGCACAACAACGGCAAGATTCCTAAGGTTCAAAAGCGCCCTAACGACTGGTTCTATGTCCAGCGAGCGTATCCCTCAACAGAGGTCCCCGTGGAGGCCCGTCTGACTGCCCTCTCGGATGCACGTGAATTGATCGCTGTATCGGCACAGAAAAGCCAGCGAGCAGCTACCTGGTCGCAGGCAGGACCGAGCAACATACCGGGGCGTATCACCGACATCGCGGTTCATCCCGATGAGATGAACGTCGTGTATGCCGCATCCGCAGCCGGGGGTATTTACAAATCAAGCGACTACGGCGTAAGTTGGACAGCGATATTCGATAGCGTCGGCGTGCAATCAATGGGAGCCATCGCCATTCATCCTGACAATCCCGACATCATCTACGCTGGAACAGGCGAAGCCAACAGTTCCGGTGACTCTTACGAAGGTACCGGTATCTATAAGAGTACTAATGCCGGTTTGACCTGGGACTACTCGGGTCTGAGCGATGTCTTCCATATCGGGCGTATCGTAATTGATCCGGATCGTCCCGAGACCGTATTCGTGGCGGCGGCCGGCAAGCTGTTCGGAACCAACTCCAGTCGCGGCGTTTATCGTTCGACCGACGGAGGAGGCAGCTGGGTGCAGAAACTGTTTGTCAGTGACACGACCTCCTGCATAGACATTGCCTATGATCATACTACCGGAACCGTGTTCGCAGCCATGTGGCATCGTTTTCGCAACGCGGCCGTACGCAGAGTGGGCGGCCTGACAAGTGGATTGTATCGATCGACCGACTATGGTGACACGTGGGCGTTGCAGTCTAACGGCTTGCCGCCACAGTCGGACACACTCGGCCGTATCGGTGTGACCGTTGATCCTGCATATGGCACGGTGTACACCATGATCTGCAATCATCCCGGCAATATTATGGGCGTTTGGAAAAGTAACGATCTCGGAGACAACTGGTCACAGACTAACGACGGCGCGTTGGAAGGCATGTTGGGCGGATTTGGGTGGTATTTCGGTCAGATCAGAGTAACACCCAACATTCCCAGTATTGTTTACGCGCTGGGAGTTTACCCCCACCGATCAGATGACGGCGGCAACAGCTGGATCGATATTACTAACGAATCGCACGTCGATCACCACGCCCTCTACATTCATCCTACTCAATATGATCAGCTCTATTCCGGCTGCGATGGCGGCGTCAACCATTCTGCTAACTTCGGCTCGAACTGGAGTCAACTTGTTGATATGGCCAACACGCAATTCTATGCCATTACTATTGATCGTAACAACCCACAAAGACTCTACGGCGGTACCCAGGACAACGGAACGTTACGCACTCTCACCGGCAACGTTAATGACTGGCAACGGATAAACGGCGGCGATGGATTCTATGTCGTCGTCGATCACCAAAACCCGGACGTCATCTTTGCCGAATATCAGTGGGGATGGGTCCGGCGCTCGACCAATGGCGGCTCAAGTTTCTACAGCGTCATGGACGGCATTGACTATTACGGTGACCGCCACAACTGGAACACTCCCTTTGTCATGGATCCTTCCAATCACAATGTTCTTTACTACGGTTCACACCGGCTGTACAAGACCACAAACCAGGGCGACTACTGGAATCCCATTAGCAATGATCTAACCGATGGCGACGATCCCGGCAATCTCGTATTTGGTACTATTACTACCATTGACGTCGCATCTACCAATAATCAGGTGATCTATGTCGGTACCGATGACGCTAACGTCTGGGTAACCACCAACGGTGGCGATGATTGGCAAGACATTACCGGCACCCTGCCGGATCGATATATAACCCGTGTAACGGCGGATCCCTATAATGCGGGAACAGTATATGTCACGCACTCGGGCTACTCAGCCGGGGAATATTACCCACATATTCATCGTTCTACAAACTATGGTCAAGCATGGGTGGACATTCAGGGTAACTTGCCCGATGCTCCCATTAGTGACGTAATTGTCGATCCGCACGCTGAATCAACGCTGTATATAGGCACTGACCACGGCGTATCCTACACCGAGAATCTTGGGCAGACCTGGTCACCACTTGGCACCGGTATGCCGATCGTTCCGGTTCATGATTTGGCTTTCGACAGTCGTACTCGTACACTCGTAGCCGGAACGCATGGTCGGTCGATGTTCAAGACTATTCTTGACTGTCCAGACGTATCGGATACCGACACTGACGGCATCAACGACGCCTGTGATAATTGCCCCGACCTTTCAAATGTGTCCCAAGCGGACACGGATAATGACGGTCTTGGAAACGTCTGCGATATCTGCCCGGACCACCATGACCCTCTTCAACTTGACCAGGATACTGACGGCTTCGGTGATGCCTGCGACAATTGCCCGGAAGATACGAATTCCGATCAGTTAGATGGTGATAGCGACGGTGTCGGAGATGTATGTGACAATTGTCCCGATGATTTCAACCCCGGTCAGGAGGATGCCGACAGCGACGGTATTGGTGATGTCTGTGAAGGTTGCTGTGTTCCCCCAATCCGCGGCAATGTCAACTACGAATTACCCGATGAAATCAACATTGCTGATCTGACCTACATAGTAGCCTATCTATTCACCGGAGGTGCAGAACCACCGTGCATAGAAGAAAGTGACGTTGACGGTAATGACGAGATCAATATAGCCGACTTAACATATCTGGTGGCATACCTGTTCACGGGTGGTCCTGCACCATCCGAATGTTAG